One window of the Verrucomicrobium sp. genome contains the following:
- a CDS encoding NAD(P)/FAD-dependent oxidoreductase: MSNRKRIVVLGAGFGGLEFCKRIDASEYEIVVIDRRNHHLFQPLLYQVATAGLSGPEIAQPIRSILHKVPNLTVYLDEVTDIRLSEKKVYCRQREFAYDYLVIAMGGRTTYFGNDAWEQFAPGLKTLDDAVSIRQRVLMAFEEAENTTDLAKRDALMTIVVIGGGPTGVEMAGAFAELARQVLPRDFDHIDSRQSKIILIEAMPRILGHLTEDLSASGQRQLEELGVTVRCGEKVLAIRDGEVELEKGLIKARTIFWSAGVGASPITKKLAEQGVKIDRAGRVEIEGDLSIPGHPEVFAIGDVAFLKGANGKPVPGVSPAALQMGKHTAKILNAAAHGKSERPAFKYLDKGTMATIGRSHAVAAIGPIKFSGFIAWVAWLLVHLMFLIGLRNRIAVVLQWIYSYVNFKRGSRIIYDRYSAETQGR, from the coding sequence ATGTCCAATCGCAAACGCATCGTAGTCCTGGGAGCCGGTTTCGGCGGTCTTGAATTCTGCAAGCGCATCGACGCGTCCGAATACGAGATCGTCGTCATCGACCGCCGCAATCACCACCTCTTCCAGCCCCTTCTTTACCAGGTGGCCACCGCCGGGCTCTCCGGCCCCGAGATCGCCCAGCCGATCCGCTCCATCCTCCACAAGGTTCCGAACCTCACCGTCTACCTCGACGAGGTGACCGACATCCGCCTTTCCGAGAAGAAGGTCTACTGCCGCCAGCGGGAATTCGCCTACGACTATCTGGTCATCGCCATGGGCGGGCGCACCACCTACTTCGGCAACGACGCCTGGGAGCAGTTCGCCCCCGGCCTCAAGACCCTGGACGACGCCGTCAGCATCCGCCAGCGCGTCCTCATGGCCTTTGAGGAAGCGGAAAACACCACCGACCTGGCCAAGCGCGACGCCCTCATGACCATCGTCGTCATCGGCGGCGGCCCCACCGGCGTTGAAATGGCCGGCGCCTTCGCCGAGCTGGCCCGCCAGGTCCTGCCGCGCGACTTTGACCACATCGACTCCCGCCAGAGCAAGATCATCCTCATCGAGGCCATGCCCCGCATCCTGGGCCACCTCACGGAAGACCTCTCCGCCAGCGGCCAGCGCCAGCTGGAAGAGCTGGGCGTCACCGTCCGCTGCGGCGAAAAGGTCCTGGCCATCCGCGACGGCGAAGTGGAGCTGGAAAAAGGCCTCATCAAGGCCCGCACCATCTTCTGGAGCGCCGGCGTCGGCGCCAGCCCCATCACCAAGAAATTGGCGGAACAGGGCGTGAAGATCGACCGCGCCGGCCGCGTCGAGATCGAGGGCGACCTGAGCATCCCCGGCCACCCGGAAGTCTTCGCCATCGGCGACGTCGCCTTCCTGAAGGGCGCCAACGGTAAGCCCGTCCCCGGCGTCTCCCCGGCCGCCCTGCAGATGGGCAAGCACACGGCCAAGATCCTCAACGCCGCCGCCCACGGAAAGAGCGAGCGTCCCGCGTTCAAGTATCTGGACAAGGGCACCATGGCCACCATCGGCCGCTCCCACGCCGTCGCCGCCATCGGCCCGATAAAGTTCAGCGGCTTCATCGCCTGGGTCGCCTGGCTCCTCGTCCACCTCATGTTCCTCATCGGCCTGCGCAACCGCATCGCCGTGGTGCTGCAGTGGATCTACAGCTACGTGAACTTCAAGCGCGGCTCCCGCATCATCTACGACCGCTACTCGGCCGAGACGCAGGGGCGCTAG
- the obgE gene encoding GTPase ObgE codes for MFVDRVRILARAGKGGRGCVSFLRELHRPNGGPDGGDGGKGGNIVLEVDPHLNNLAHLSYKPHQFAPRGEHGASRQMAGKNAKDLVLKVPPGTIVSRLESPELGEEYDENGDPLPPPPEKLLPVPLPGADLEIVTDLLEPGSRYVLCQGGDGGRGNRHFKSSINQVPRRYEEGWPGESGQFLLELKSIADVGLVGYPNAGKSTLLSRLSKAQPKIGHYPFTTLEPMIGVVEYPDFSKVSVADIPGLIEGAHEGRGLGHEFLRHIERCAVLLFVIDLSGQEGREPAEDFALLRRELKLYRADLADRPFLVVANKIDLPGAAENLAAFKKKVRKKVHVISAQEREGIEELKKAIREAALD; via the coding sequence ATGTTCGTCGATCGCGTTCGCATCTTGGCCCGCGCCGGTAAAGGCGGCCGGGGCTGCGTCAGCTTCCTGCGGGAGCTGCACCGCCCCAACGGCGGCCCGGACGGCGGCGACGGAGGGAAGGGGGGCAACATCGTCCTGGAAGTCGATCCCCACCTCAACAATCTGGCTCACCTGAGCTATAAGCCCCACCAGTTCGCCCCCCGGGGCGAGCACGGCGCCAGCCGCCAAATGGCGGGAAAGAACGCCAAGGACCTCGTCCTCAAAGTGCCGCCCGGCACCATCGTCAGCCGCCTGGAGTCCCCGGAATTGGGCGAGGAATACGACGAGAACGGCGACCCTCTCCCGCCCCCGCCGGAAAAGCTCCTTCCCGTCCCGCTCCCCGGCGCTGACCTGGAAATCGTCACCGACCTGCTGGAACCCGGCAGCCGCTACGTCCTCTGCCAGGGCGGCGACGGCGGCCGCGGCAACCGCCACTTTAAGTCCTCCATCAACCAGGTCCCCCGCCGCTACGAAGAAGGCTGGCCGGGTGAAAGCGGCCAGTTCCTGCTGGAGCTGAAATCGATCGCCGACGTCGGCCTCGTCGGCTATCCCAATGCGGGAAAATCGACCCTCCTCTCCCGCCTCTCCAAGGCGCAGCCGAAGATCGGCCACTACCCTTTCACCACGCTGGAGCCCATGATCGGCGTCGTCGAATACCCGGACTTCTCCAAAGTCTCCGTGGCCGACATCCCGGGCCTCATCGAGGGGGCGCACGAGGGGCGCGGCCTGGGGCACGAGTTCCTGCGCCACATCGAGCGGTGCGCCGTCCTCCTCTTCGTCATCGACCTCTCCGGCCAGGAGGGGCGTGAGCCCGCGGAGGACTTCGCCCTCCTGCGGCGGGAGCTGAAACTCTACCGCGCCGACCTGGCCGACCGTCCCTTCCTCGTCGTCGCCAACAAGATCGACCTGCCCGGCGCGGCGGAAAACCTGGCCGCCTTCAAAAAGAAAGTGCGCAAGAAAGTCCACGTCATCTCCGCCCAGGAGCGGGAGGGCATCGAAGAGCTGAAGAAAGCCATCCGCGAAGCCGCGTTGGATTAG
- the rpmA gene encoding 50S ribosomal protein L27 has product MAHKKGQGSSRNGRDSVSKRLGVKHFGGETITAGSIIIRQRGTKVHAGQNVGMGRDHTLFALVDGTVAFDKPKRKVNVLPLA; this is encoded by the coding sequence ATGGCACATAAAAAAGGTCAAGGTAGTTCCCGCAACGGCCGCGATAGCGTCAGCAAGCGCCTGGGCGTGAAGCATTTTGGCGGCGAAACCATCACCGCCGGCAGCATCATCATCCGCCAGCGCGGCACGAAGGTCCACGCGGGCCAGAACGTCGGCATGGGCCGGGATCACACCCTCTTCGCCCTGGTCGACGGCACCGTCGCCTTCGACAAGCCGAAGCGGAAGGTCAACGTCCTGCCGCTGGCCTAA
- the rplU gene encoding 50S ribosomal protein L21 gives MIAVIRTGGKQYKVAEGETLDVELLEAKDNKITLSDVLLVANGSDVKIGKPLVSGASVTLELVEEIKAPKVTAYKYRRREGYHRTVGHRQKLSRVKVTKITV, from the coding sequence ATGATCGCAGTCATTCGCACCGGTGGAAAACAGTATAAAGTCGCGGAGGGGGAAACCCTTGACGTCGAACTCCTTGAAGCCAAGGACAACAAGATCACTCTGAGCGACGTCCTTCTGGTCGCCAACGGCTCCGACGTGAAGATCGGCAAGCCCCTCGTCTCCGGCGCCTCCGTCACCCTGGAGCTGGTCGAAGAGATCAAGGCCCCGAAGGTCACCGCCTACAAATACCGCCGCCGTGAGGGTTACCACCGCACCGTCGGCCACCGGCAGAAGCTCAGCCGCGTGAAGGTGACCAAGATCACCGTCTAA